The proteins below come from a single Deinococcus humi genomic window:
- a CDS encoding substrate-binding domain-containing protein, whose translation MSTIQDVARLAGVSPTTAKRALRDPDKLTPETLLRVQAAIEQLHYEPDVRAGSLRGGQSRTVGLVVASIVEPFFGQFARAAARHLKAADYTLIISENEYSARLELPELRRLYGQRVAAIMLRPGYGEDSREYLERLRGRGLFILEYDYVPDGSAFPSVMLDNAQAMREAVAHLHGLGHTRIAALGAYDPLVHPEGRSRTFPKAMRERGLEVPPEYQRMTLLTEDTAYHLTHELLGLPNPPSALIALTGTQAIGAFRAIRERGLSLPADLSLLTFDNYPWTALVEPPITVIEQPVEQMAELAANAVLRALEGGLPPQKTAQHAVLPGRLIVRGSCAPPRQHEMVSGR comes from the coding sequence GTGTCAACGATTCAGGATGTCGCGCGGCTGGCGGGAGTCTCGCCCACCACAGCCAAACGGGCCCTGCGCGACCCGGACAAGCTCACGCCGGAGACGCTCTTACGGGTCCAGGCGGCCATTGAGCAACTGCATTACGAACCCGACGTGCGTGCGGGCAGCCTGCGCGGCGGCCAGAGCCGCACGGTGGGGCTGGTGGTGGCGAGTATCGTCGAACCTTTCTTCGGGCAGTTCGCCCGCGCCGCTGCCCGGCACCTCAAGGCCGCCGACTACACCCTGATCATCAGCGAGAACGAGTACAGTGCCCGTCTGGAACTGCCCGAACTGCGCCGCCTGTATGGCCAGCGCGTGGCCGCCATCATGCTGCGGCCCGGCTATGGTGAGGACAGCCGGGAATATCTGGAACGCCTGCGTGGACGCGGCCTGTTCATTCTGGAATACGACTATGTTCCGGACGGTTCGGCCTTCCCCAGCGTGATGCTCGACAATGCCCAAGCGATGCGTGAGGCCGTGGCCCATCTGCACGGTCTGGGCCACACCCGGATCGCCGCCCTGGGGGCCTACGATCCGCTGGTGCACCCGGAAGGCCGTTCCCGGACGTTTCCTAAAGCCATGCGTGAACGCGGCCTGGAGGTGCCGCCCGAATACCAGCGCATGACCCTACTTACAGAAGACACCGCCTACCACCTGACTCACGAGTTGCTGGGCCTGCCCAATCCACCCAGCGCCCTGATCGCCCTGACCGGCACCCAGGCCATCGGCGCTTTCCGGGCCATCCGGGAACGGGGTCTGAGCCTGCCCGCTGACCTCTCTCTGCTGACTTTCGACAACTATCCGTGGACCGCGCTGGTCGAGCCGCCCATCACGGTGATCGAGCAGCCGGTAGAGCAGATGGCCGAACTGGCGGCTAACGCGGTGTTGCGCGCGCTGGAAGGTGGACTGCCACCACAGAAGACGGCGCAGCATGCGGTCCTGCCCGGACGGCTGATCGTGCGCGGCAGTTGCGCGCCCCCCCGGCAACACGAAATGGTTTCCGGGCGGTAG
- a CDS encoding ABC transporter substrate-binding protein translates to MKRLLFLTLALTATAAQAATTITIATVNNPDMVTMQKLSPEFTKKYPDINVKWVVLPENELRQKVTLDVASNAGSFDVATVGAYEVPIWAKNGWLDPLTPMFAKNAEIAKSYNLNDIIPGVRKALTVNGNLYAVPFYAESSMTFYNKDLFKAAGISMPQNPTWSQIQGFAAKIHNPGKGVYGICMRGLPGWGENMAVFSTVMNTFGGRWYDQDWKAQLDSPAWKNAMTFYVDTLKKYGPPGATGNGFTENLTLMSQGKCGMWVDATVAAGFLSDPSSSKITKSVGFANAPTGPGTPKGNHWYWSWNLAIPKSTKKEDAAFKFITWATSQDYIALVAKEKGTWASVPPGTRTSTYNNPNYKKAAGAFSGLVQSAINSADVNNATKDPVPYSGIQYVAIPQFQALGTQVGQFLAGAISGQTTVDQALKQAQDAAQKAAKEGGYQK, encoded by the coding sequence ATGAAACGACTGTTGTTCTTGACTCTTGCCCTGACCGCCACCGCTGCGCAGGCGGCCACCACCATCACCATCGCCACCGTGAACAACCCGGACATGGTGACCATGCAGAAACTGTCGCCGGAGTTCACCAAGAAGTATCCGGACATCAATGTGAAGTGGGTGGTGCTGCCCGAGAACGAGTTGCGTCAGAAGGTCACCCTGGACGTCGCCAGCAATGCGGGCAGCTTCGACGTCGCCACGGTGGGAGCCTACGAAGTGCCGATCTGGGCCAAGAACGGCTGGCTCGATCCGTTGACGCCGATGTTTGCCAAGAACGCCGAGATTGCCAAGAGCTACAATCTCAACGACATTATTCCTGGTGTCCGCAAGGCGCTAACCGTGAACGGCAATCTGTACGCCGTGCCCTTCTACGCCGAGAGCAGCATGACCTTTTACAACAAGGATCTGTTCAAGGCCGCCGGCATCTCCATGCCGCAAAACCCCACCTGGAGTCAGATCCAGGGCTTCGCGGCCAAGATCCACAACCCTGGCAAAGGGGTGTACGGCATCTGCATGCGCGGGCTGCCCGGCTGGGGGGAGAACATGGCTGTTTTCAGCACCGTGATGAACACCTTCGGCGGGCGCTGGTACGACCAGGACTGGAAGGCGCAACTCGATTCGCCTGCCTGGAAGAACGCCATGACCTTTTACGTGGATACCCTGAAGAAGTACGGCCCTCCCGGCGCGACGGGGAACGGCTTTACCGAGAACCTCACCCTGATGAGCCAGGGCAAGTGTGGTATGTGGGTGGACGCCACCGTGGCTGCGGGCTTCCTGAGCGATCCGAGCAGTTCCAAGATCACCAAATCCGTTGGCTTTGCCAACGCGCCCACTGGCCCCGGCACTCCCAAGGGCAACCACTGGTACTGGAGCTGGAACCTGGCGATTCCCAAGAGCACCAAGAAGGAGGATGCGGCCTTCAAGTTCATCACTTGGGCCACCAGCCAGGATTACATTGCGCTGGTCGCCAAGGAGAAGGGCACCTGGGCCTCGGTCCCCCCCGGCACCCGCACCAGCACCTACAACAACCCCAACTACAAGAAGGCCGCCGGGGCCTTCAGCGGGCTGGTGCAGAGCGCTATTAACAGCGCCGATGTGAACAACGCCACTAAGGACCCTGTGCCCTACTCGGGCATTCAATACGTTGCAATTCCTCAGTTCCAGGCGCTGGGCACGCAGGTCGGCCAGTTCCTGGCCGGGGCCATCAGTGGGCAGACCACCGTGGATCAGGCGCTCAAGCAGGCCCAGGACGCGGCCCAGAAGGCCGCCAAGGAAGGCGGTTACCAGAAATAG
- a CDS encoding carbohydrate ABC transporter permease, which yields MTTAVRPTTTTASPPAPKRGLRLTPAALIWPAMLYLILTTQVPFFMTVYYSFFNYNLVIPDNRPFIGFGNYATLLTNPQNLQVVLNTVILAGGTLILTLFIGGAMAMLLNRNFPGRGLLRTLMISSFLVMPIVTAVVWKNMLLNPVFGFFSWLVASLGGQPVDWLAQYPMASVIAMITWEWTPFAMLILLTGLQSLPDDQLEAARLDGASPMQEFRHIVMPHWTQAIQVVVLMETIALLQVYGEIYGSTSGGPGLATTNLPYFIYQKAFAEYNIGLASAAGVITVILTNILAVYLLRMINRTNQSNKGG from the coding sequence ATGACCACCGCCGTCCGTCCAACCACCACCACGGCCAGCCCACCGGCTCCCAAACGCGGCCTGCGTCTGACCCCGGCAGCGCTGATCTGGCCTGCCATGCTGTATCTAATTCTGACCACCCAGGTCCCGTTTTTCATGACGGTGTACTACTCGTTCTTCAACTACAACTTGGTAATCCCCGACAACCGGCCCTTTATCGGTTTTGGCAATTACGCCACCCTGCTCACCAACCCGCAGAATCTGCAGGTCGTCCTGAATACGGTCATCCTGGCGGGGGGCACCCTGATCCTGACACTGTTTATAGGCGGCGCGATGGCCATGCTGCTCAACCGCAACTTTCCAGGGCGCGGGCTGCTGCGTACGCTCATGATCAGCTCGTTTCTGGTCATGCCCATCGTCACGGCGGTGGTCTGGAAGAACATGCTCCTGAACCCGGTGTTCGGCTTCTTCTCGTGGCTGGTGGCCTCGCTGGGCGGGCAGCCGGTGGACTGGCTGGCGCAGTACCCGATGGCCAGCGTGATCGCGATGATCACCTGGGAATGGACGCCTTTTGCCATGCTGATCCTGCTGACCGGTCTGCAAAGCCTGCCCGACGATCAGCTCGAGGCTGCCCGGTTGGACGGGGCCAGCCCGATGCAGGAGTTCCGGCACATCGTGATGCCGCACTGGACCCAGGCCATTCAGGTGGTGGTGCTGATGGAAACCATCGCGCTCCTGCAGGTCTACGGCGAGATTTACGGCTCGACTTCCGGGGGGCCGGGACTGGCCACCACCAACCTGCCGTATTTCATCTACCAGAAGGCTTTCGCCGAGTACAACATCGGTCTGGCCAGTGCGGCCGGCGTGATCACGGTGATCCTGACCAACATCCTGGCGGTCTATCTGCTGCGGATGATCAACCGCACCAACCAGAGCAACAAGGGGGGCTGA
- a CDS encoding carbohydrate ABC transporter permease, producing the protein MTTIPSTSAPVRRDKSRIRVRNTVLTILTYLIAIAFLFPLVWMFLAAFKTEAEAFASPPVFAFTPILENFKNALPSYFPALKNSLVAAVGSTLLAFALGLPAAFALAVYPTRRAQGTLTWMLSTKMMPAVGVIVPLFLLFRNLHLLDTLPGLILMYTTMNLPLVVWMMHSYMTEIPFAIYEAAKVDGASVAQEFFGIALPLSTPGMAATALLAVIFAWNEVFFAVNLTSSDAAPLSVFISSFKTSMGLFWAQMSAAAALTVLPVLIFGWVAQRQLVRGLSFGAVK; encoded by the coding sequence ATGACGACGATACCCAGCACTTCAGCGCCGGTCCGGCGGGACAAGAGCCGCATCAGGGTGCGGAACACTGTGCTGACCATCCTCACCTACCTGATCGCCATCGCCTTCCTGTTCCCGCTGGTGTGGATGTTTCTGGCCGCCTTCAAGACCGAAGCCGAGGCCTTTGCCAGTCCACCCGTCTTTGCCTTCACGCCCATTCTGGAAAACTTCAAGAACGCGTTGCCCAGCTATTTTCCGGCGCTAAAGAACAGTCTGGTGGCCGCCGTCGGCAGCACGCTGCTGGCCTTCGCCCTGGGGCTGCCCGCCGCCTTTGCGCTGGCGGTCTACCCCACCCGCCGCGCGCAGGGCACGCTGACGTGGATGCTGTCTACCAAGATGATGCCGGCTGTGGGCGTGATCGTGCCGCTGTTTTTGTTGTTTCGTAATCTGCACTTGCTGGACACCCTACCGGGCCTCATCCTGATGTACACGACCATGAATCTGCCGCTGGTGGTCTGGATGATGCACAGCTACATGACCGAGATCCCCTTTGCCATCTACGAGGCCGCCAAGGTAGACGGCGCGTCGGTGGCGCAGGAATTTTTCGGCATCGCGCTGCCCCTGTCCACACCAGGCATGGCTGCTACCGCGCTGCTGGCGGTGATCTTCGCATGGAACGAGGTGTTTTTCGCCGTCAACCTGACCAGTTCGGACGCCGCGCCGCTGAGCGTGTTCATCAGTTCGTTCAAGACCAGCATGGGCCTGTTCTGGGCACAGATGAGCGCCGCCGCCGCGCTGACCGTGCTTCCGGTGCTGATCTTCGGCTGGGTGGCCCAGCGCCAGCTGGTGCGCGGCCTGAGCTTCGGGGCCGTCAAATAG
- a CDS encoding nucleoside/nucleotide kinase family protein, whose protein sequence is MVAPPSDGQFSQSQPPAVHATLDELVARARAMMTVGERRILGIVGAPGAGKSTLCTALLEALGGDAALVAMDGFHLANTELERLGRRGRKGAPDTFDADGYAALLARLRVETHRTIYAPTFDRQLEESIGSAVAVPAGTPLVLTEGNYLLLPDGSWGQVRSQLDAVWFLDVPEDSRLSRLVARHVAFGKAPADAQRWVDAVDGPNAATIKLTRARADLIVQIVE, encoded by the coding sequence ATGGTCGCCCCACCGTCTGACGGACAATTCAGCCAAAGTCAGCCGCCAGCGGTTCATGCCACCCTGGACGAACTGGTGGCACGGGCGCGGGCGATGATGACCGTCGGCGAGCGGCGCATCCTGGGGATTGTCGGTGCGCCGGGGGCAGGCAAGTCCACCCTCTGCACGGCGCTCCTTGAAGCCCTGGGCGGTGACGCGGCGCTGGTGGCCATGGACGGCTTTCACCTGGCGAACACGGAACTCGAGCGGCTGGGCCGACGCGGGCGCAAGGGCGCACCGGACACCTTCGATGCGGACGGCTACGCCGCTTTGCTGGCAAGGCTGCGCGTGGAAACGCACCGGACGATCTATGCCCCCACCTTTGACCGGCAGCTTGAGGAGTCCATCGGCAGCGCCGTTGCCGTGCCCGCAGGCACGCCTCTGGTTCTGACCGAGGGCAATTACCTGTTGCTGCCGGACGGAAGCTGGGGTCAGGTGAGATCGCAGCTGGACGCCGTGTGGTTTCTGGACGTTCCTGAAGACTCGCGTCTCTCGCGTCTGGTGGCACGACACGTCGCTTTCGGCAAAGCGCCCGCCGACGCCCAACGTTGGGTGGACGCGGTGGACGGACCAAACGCCGCCACCATCAAGCTCACCCGCGCCCGCGCCGATCTGATCGTGCAAATCGTCGAGTAA
- a CDS encoding mannitol dehydrogenase family protein — MTKLKLSALGQLGPDVAIPHYDPRTLTTGIVHFGVGGFHRSHQAMYLDRVLNAGGSTNWGICGVGVLPGDARMRDVLKDQDGLYTLVTKAPSGETETRVIGAIHEFLFAPDDPEKVIETLAAPATRIVSLTVTEGGYSLNNATGEFDPTGADIAHDLQPGAVPRSVFGLITEGLRRRRERGIPPFTVMSCDNIQGNGHVTQAVLSAFARLKDAQLGAWIAREVAFPNSMVDRITPMTTDGDREALLAQSGIEDAWPVIGESFTQWVLEDHFTLGRPPLETVGVQVVADVEPYELMKLRLLNAAHQAMGYLGLLAGYTYVHQVCRMPVFVDFLLGYMAREGAPTLKPVPGMDLDAYQHELIERFASPAIQDTLARLIFDGSERIPKFLLPVVREQLAREGEISHAALVVASWAAYLEAVQGGETVPPLQDQRAAQLLRAVRCEAAQPGAFLDLKELFGDLGENARFRAAYLAARESLRRHGAVGAIEVLEAARQAAPAQSLIGHQS, encoded by the coding sequence ATGACCAAGCTCAAACTCTCGGCGCTGGGTCAACTCGGCCCCGATGTGGCCATTCCCCATTACGATCCCCGCACCCTGACCACCGGCATCGTCCATTTTGGCGTGGGCGGCTTTCACCGCTCGCATCAGGCCATGTACCTCGATCGCGTGCTCAACGCCGGGGGGAGTACAAACTGGGGCATCTGCGGCGTGGGTGTGCTGCCCGGCGACGCGAGGATGCGGGATGTGCTGAAGGATCAGGACGGTCTTTATACCCTGGTCACCAAGGCTCCATCGGGTGAGACCGAAACACGGGTTATTGGCGCCATCCACGAGTTTCTCTTCGCGCCCGACGATCCCGAAAAGGTAATCGAGACCCTGGCCGCTCCTGCCACCCGTATCGTCTCGTTGACCGTCACTGAAGGTGGCTACAGCCTCAACAACGCGACAGGCGAGTTCGATCCCACGGGCGCTGACATCGCCCATGACCTGCAACCCGGTGCGGTGCCCAGATCCGTCTTCGGGCTGATTACCGAGGGCCTGCGCCGCCGCCGCGAGCGTGGTATCCCACCCTTCACGGTGATGTCCTGCGACAACATCCAGGGCAACGGCCACGTGACTCAGGCGGTGCTGTCGGCCTTCGCCCGCCTGAAAGACGCGCAACTGGGTGCGTGGATCGCCCGGGAAGTCGCCTTTCCCAACTCGATGGTGGACCGGATCACGCCCATGACCACCGACGGGGATCGCGAAGCCCTGCTCGCGCAGTCGGGGATTGAAGACGCCTGGCCGGTCATTGGTGAGAGTTTCACGCAGTGGGTGCTCGAGGACCATTTCACGCTGGGCCGGCCCCCTCTGGAAACCGTAGGTGTGCAGGTGGTGGCCGATGTGGAGCCGTACGAACTGATGAAACTGCGCCTGCTGAACGCCGCGCATCAGGCGATGGGCTACCTCGGCCTGCTCGCCGGGTACACCTATGTCCACCAGGTCTGCCGCATGCCTGTCTTCGTGGATTTCCTGCTGGGTTACATGGCCCGCGAGGGCGCGCCAACGCTGAAGCCCGTTCCTGGCATGGATCTGGACGCCTACCAGCACGAACTGATCGAGCGCTTTGCCAGCCCCGCCATCCAGGACACCCTGGCCCGGCTGATCTTCGACGGTTCCGAGCGCATTCCTAAATTCCTGCTGCCGGTGGTGCGTGAGCAACTCGCGCGGGAGGGCGAGATCAGCCACGCCGCGCTGGTGGTGGCATCCTGGGCAGCCTATCTGGAAGCGGTGCAGGGCGGCGAGACGGTTCCCCCCTTGCAGGATCAACGCGCCGCGCAGTTGCTGAGAGCAGTTCGGTGCGAAGCGGCCCAGCCGGGCGCGTTCCTGGACTTAAAGGAACTGTTCGGCGACCTTGGCGAGAATGCCCGTTTCAGGGCCGCGTACCTGGCCGCCCGCGAGAGCCTGCGTCGGCACGGGGCCGTCGGCGCAATCGAAGTGCTGGAGGCAGCCCGCCAGGCTGCTCCGGCACAGTCGCTTATCGGACACCAGTCCTAA
- a CDS encoding NAD(P)-dependent alcohol dehydrogenase has protein sequence MTSIEHPATTIEARSSRTSVLTGTRELGWETREVPAPGPHEVRVRVRRIGVCGSDVHYYTHGRIGSFVVEAPLVLGHEVMGVVEALGENVTRLSVGDRVALEPGYPCRRCTYCKRGEYNLCPEMTFMATPPVDGALAEYVIWPDDFAFPLPDSISDDAGALLEPLAVGVWAARKGAVTPGDSVAVFGAGPIGCTTIQAAKAAGATTIIAVDLEDFRLDLARKVGATHSLNARHQDVLAVIRELTRRDLPPSHAGVDVAFETAGSLPTTRMTLAAPRPGGRAVLVGLPPDPEVSLDIVSAASREVTLRGVFRYANCYPAAIDLVASGAVDLDLLITHRYAFDQTPEAFAFADLEKKTSMKVMIEVG, from the coding sequence ATGACTTCCATTGAGCATCCTGCAACCACTATTGAAGCGCGGTCCTCCCGCACCAGCGTGCTGACCGGCACTCGCGAACTCGGCTGGGAAACGCGCGAGGTGCCCGCCCCTGGTCCGCACGAGGTGCGGGTGCGGGTGCGGCGCATCGGCGTGTGCGGCAGCGACGTGCATTACTACACGCACGGGCGCATCGGTTCTTTCGTGGTGGAGGCGCCGCTGGTGCTGGGCCACGAGGTCATGGGTGTGGTCGAGGCGCTGGGCGAGAACGTGACCCGTCTGAGCGTGGGAGACCGGGTGGCGCTGGAGCCGGGCTATCCCTGCCGCCGCTGCACGTACTGCAAGCGCGGGGAGTACAACCTGTGCCCGGAGATGACCTTTATGGCGACGCCCCCGGTGGACGGCGCGCTGGCCGAGTACGTGATCTGGCCCGACGACTTCGCCTTTCCCCTGCCCGACAGCATCAGTGACGATGCCGGCGCGCTGCTGGAGCCGCTCGCCGTGGGCGTGTGGGCGGCGCGTAAGGGGGCGGTGACGCCAGGGGACAGCGTGGCGGTCTTCGGCGCTGGCCCCATCGGCTGCACCACCATCCAGGCCGCGAAGGCGGCGGGGGCCACCACCATCATTGCGGTCGATCTGGAGGACTTCCGGCTGGACCTGGCCCGCAAGGTGGGGGCCACTCACAGCCTCAATGCCAGACATCAGGACGTCCTGGCCGTGATCCGCGAACTGACGCGCCGTGACCTCCCCCCGTCCCACGCCGGGGTGGACGTGGCTTTCGAGACGGCGGGTAGCCTGCCCACCACCCGGATGACGCTGGCCGCGCCGCGCCCCGGCGGGCGGGCGGTGCTGGTCGGTCTGCCACCAGACCCCGAGGTCAGCCTGGACATCGTGTCGGCGGCCAGCCGCGAGGTCACCCTGCGCGGCGTGTTCCGCTACGCCAACTGCTATCCGGCAGCGATCGACCTGGTCGCCAGCGGAGCGGTTGATCTGGACCTTCTGATTACGCACCGATACGCCTTTGACCAGACGCCAGAGGCCTTTGCGTTTGCGGATCTCGAGAAGAAGACCAGCATGAAGGTGATGATCGAGGTGGGCTGA
- a CDS encoding SDR family oxidoreductase: MPDRPTSEDFKNAQSLPYPARQSEMDIQPQTDLKEYRAADKLRGKVALVTGADSGIGRAVALAFALEGAQVAILYNENDGDAQVTKQLVEERGGHCLVIKADVRDKAACTDAVKQTVDAYGGLNVLVNNAAFQATQDSILDISEEQLRRTLETNLFGYVFMIQAALPHLHEGDAIINTGSIVGETGNPMLVDYTASKGGIHALTKSLALQFGKLGNGVRINAVLPGPVWTPNIPGTMPLDEVQKFGHEVALGRPGQPEELAPAYVYLACQDSSFVTGTLLQVTGGKLSS, from the coding sequence ATGCCCGACCGACCAACGTCAGAGGATTTCAAGAACGCACAGAGCCTGCCCTATCCAGCCAGGCAGTCTGAAATGGATATCCAGCCGCAGACGGACCTGAAAGAGTATCGGGCCGCCGACAAGCTCAGGGGCAAGGTCGCCCTGGTCACCGGCGCAGACTCGGGAATCGGGCGCGCCGTCGCGCTGGCATTTGCCCTGGAAGGTGCCCAGGTGGCCATTCTCTATAACGAGAATGACGGTGACGCGCAGGTGACGAAGCAACTGGTGGAGGAGCGCGGCGGACATTGTCTGGTGATCAAGGCCGATGTACGCGATAAGGCTGCCTGCACCGACGCTGTGAAGCAGACTGTCGACGCCTACGGCGGTCTGAACGTGCTGGTCAACAACGCTGCGTTTCAGGCGACTCAGGACAGCATTCTGGATATCAGCGAGGAGCAGCTGCGGCGCACGCTGGAAACCAATCTCTTCGGCTACGTTTTCATGATTCAGGCGGCTCTTCCGCACCTGCACGAGGGCGACGCCATTATTAACACTGGCTCGATAGTCGGCGAGACGGGCAATCCCATGCTGGTGGATTACACCGCCTCCAAAGGGGGCATCCACGCGCTGACCAAATCGCTGGCGCTGCAATTCGGGAAACTGGGCAATGGCGTGCGCATCAACGCCGTGCTGCCGGGTCCGGTCTGGACCCCCAATATCCCCGGCACCATGCCGCTTGACGAGGTGCAGAAGTTCGGCCACGAGGTGGCATTGGGTCGCCCCGGTCAGCCTGAGGAACTGGCCCCCGCGTACGTTTACCTGGCCTGCCAGGACAGCTCCTTCGTGACGGGTACATTGCTTCAGGTGACTGGCGGCAAGCTCTCCTCATGA